The following coding sequences lie in one Bacteroides helcogenes P 36-108 genomic window:
- the rnc gene encoding ribonuclease III, which yields MLRNQIDKIRLLFHKDRGSYLCFYEILGFFPRNIQIYQQALLHKSISIRSEKGRPLNNERLEFLGDAILDAIVGDIVYKHFEGRREGFLTNTRSKIVQRETLNKLAVEIGLDKLVKYSSRSSSHNSYMYGNAFEAFVGAIYLDQGYDRCKWFMEEKIFKHYIDLDKMSRKEVNFKSKLIEWSQKNKMEVSFELIKQLLDKDYNPMFHTEIRIEGVSAGTGTGYSKKESQQNAAQIALRKIKGDETFKTEIQAAKNQRHTEEIIAEGIAAQDTAITERLSETDSHPASLDN from the coding sequence GTGTTACGTAACCAAATAGACAAGATAAGGCTCTTATTCCACAAGGATAGAGGGTCTTATCTTTGTTTTTACGAAATATTAGGGTTCTTTCCCCGCAATATTCAGATTTATCAGCAAGCCCTGCTGCATAAATCCATTTCCATACGCTCTGAGAAAGGACGCCCACTGAACAATGAGAGGCTTGAATTTTTAGGAGATGCCATCCTTGACGCCATTGTAGGGGATATTGTCTATAAACACTTTGAAGGCCGTCGTGAGGGTTTCCTAACAAATACGCGTTCTAAAATCGTGCAACGGGAAACGCTCAACAAGCTTGCCGTTGAAATCGGGTTGGATAAGTTAGTGAAGTACTCCAGCCGATCTTCTTCTCATAACAGTTATATGTATGGCAATGCATTCGAGGCTTTCGTAGGCGCCATTTATCTGGATCAGGGCTATGACCGTTGCAAATGGTTCATGGAAGAAAAAATATTCAAGCACTATATAGACCTTGACAAGATGTCACGCAAGGAGGTCAACTTCAAATCGAAACTGATAGAATGGAGCCAGAAGAACAAGATGGAAGTGTCTTTCGAGCTTATCAAACAGCTTCTTGACAAAGACTACAATCCGATGTTCCACACCGAGATTCGTATTGAAGGTGTTTCGGCAGGAACAGGAACGGGGTATTCCAAAAAGGAATCACAGCAGAATGCCGCACAAATAGCATTAAGAAAAATCAAGGGAGACGAAACCTTCAAGACGGAAATACAGGCTGCCAAGAATCAGCGTCATACAGAGGAAATCATAGCTGAAGGTATTGCCGCACAAGATACTGCCATAACGGAAAGATTATCCGAAACAGATTCCCATCCTGCGTCCCTGGACAACTAA
- a CDS encoding 6-bladed beta-propeller, which translates to MKSKILLMVCALSFFVFGCTKKKTDNAAEIVTVTEDCGVVNDTAFLDSAFLFIPETKSDVLIHGIDRVIEDGNRFLILDVQMKRVFCFDKSGKHQFTIHAVGSGPGEYVNLFDIAIDRKEERLLLLTYPPAIHYYTLDGTYERTLPLDGMCKSLAVTDEYIYLRKETYANNQLSDYSLLTIEKKTGQRHSLWKPLSETAPFCMSGNMQMTGESPVYLTRKFDDTIYTMRGDRVEKAYTIDWGDRAFPVSEEKRTYGCAELNKMCMKEKYVYTMTDLCDTPNYLLFRTNQPGLYVLSKEKKEVSNYRIIMNTDYQLAMPNFIPVEGNRKRVFFVYPPDILKMQGRSGKEHLNANLIRLLEQVSEDDNPVVFSYVVK; encoded by the coding sequence ATGAAGTCGAAGATATTGCTAATGGTATGCGCCTTGTCATTTTTTGTTTTTGGTTGTACCAAGAAGAAAACGGATAATGCCGCCGAAATTGTTACCGTTACAGAGGATTGTGGAGTGGTAAATGACACTGCTTTCCTGGATAGCGCATTTCTTTTTATACCTGAGACGAAATCTGATGTCTTGATTCATGGCATAGATAGAGTTATAGAGGATGGAAACCGGTTCCTTATTTTGGATGTACAAATGAAACGGGTGTTTTGTTTCGATAAGTCGGGAAAGCATCAGTTTACGATACATGCGGTAGGAAGCGGTCCCGGTGAATACGTGAATCTTTTTGATATCGCCATAGACCGGAAAGAGGAGAGATTACTGTTGCTGACTTATCCTCCGGCTATTCATTATTACACCCTTGACGGTACTTATGAACGCACCCTCCCCTTGGATGGCATGTGCAAATCGCTAGCTGTGACTGACGAGTATATATATTTGCGGAAGGAAACTTATGCGAACAATCAATTGTCCGATTATTCTCTTCTGACAATAGAGAAGAAGACCGGCCAGCGCCATTCTTTATGGAAACCATTGTCCGAGACAGCTCCTTTCTGTATGTCCGGCAATATGCAGATGACCGGGGAGTCTCCGGTGTACCTGACCCGAAAGTTTGACGATACAATCTATACGATGAGGGGCGACCGGGTGGAAAAAGCATATACGATAGATTGGGGCGACCGGGCTTTCCCCGTTTCTGAAGAAAAACGGACTTATGGATGCGCTGAATTAAATAAAATGTGTATGAAAGAGAAATACGTCTATACGATGACTGACCTATGTGATACTCCGAATTATTTGCTTTTCCGTACCAACCAGCCGGGACTTTATGTCTTGTCTAAAGAGAAAAAGGAAGTGAGTAATTACCGCATAATTATGAATACGGACTATCAGCTTGCCATGCCGAATTTTATTCCGGTAGAGGGCAATCGGAAGCGTGTTTTTTTTGTTTATCCTCCGGATATACTGAAAATGCAGGGGCGATCGGGCAAGGAACATTTGAATGCTAATCTGATTCGTTTGTTGGAACAGGTGTCAGAAGATGATAATCCGGTTGTCTTTAGCTATGTTGTGAAGTAA
- a CDS encoding Cof-type HAD-IIB family hydrolase: MRQDYRLLVLDLDGTLTNSKKEISPRNLHSLLQLQQSGVRLVLASGRPTYGIAPLAEQLQMKEHNGYILSYNGGEIIDWSTGELLYKNLLPDDVLPILYQASTHNRQTILTYDNEFVLTENPDDPYVQKEAFLNKMQIRHIGNFLQETPRPLPKCLIVGEPEQLIKTETELSQRLQTQISVYRSEPYFLELVPLGIDKARSLAVLLNKLGIPREEMMAMGDGYNDLSMIKYAGLGVAMNNAQTSVKEAADYIAPSNDEDGVAITIERYFTL, from the coding sequence ATGAGACAAGACTATCGCCTGCTCGTCCTCGACCTGGACGGCACTCTGACAAATTCGAAGAAAGAAATCTCGCCGCGCAACCTCCACAGCCTGCTGCAACTGCAACAAAGCGGCGTGCGACTGGTGCTGGCATCGGGTCGCCCCACCTACGGCATAGCTCCCTTAGCAGAACAATTGCAAATGAAGGAGCACAACGGTTACATCCTCTCCTACAACGGTGGAGAAATCATAGACTGGAGCACGGGTGAACTGCTGTACAAGAACCTGCTGCCCGACGATGTGCTGCCCATCCTCTACCAAGCCTCCACCCACAACCGTCAAACAATCCTCACTTACGACAACGAGTTCGTCCTGACCGAAAATCCCGATGACCCGTACGTACAGAAAGAAGCTTTCCTCAACAAGATGCAGATACGCCACATAGGCAACTTCCTGCAAGAAACACCCCGCCCCCTGCCCAAATGCCTCATTGTGGGCGAGCCGGAACAACTTATAAAGACGGAAACCGAGCTAAGCCAACGCCTGCAAACACAAATCAGTGTGTATCGCTCGGAGCCTTACTTCCTGGAACTTGTGCCCCTGGGCATAGACAAAGCACGCTCGCTTGCCGTGCTGCTGAACAAGCTGGGCATACCCCGCGAGGAAATGATGGCCATGGGCGACGGCTACAACGACCTCAGCATGATAAAATACGCCGGACTGGGCGTGGCTATGAACAATGCCCAGACATCTGTAAAGGAAGCGGCAGACTACATTGCTCCAAGCAACGACGAGGATGGAGTGGCGATAACCATAGAGCGATATTTCACCCTTTAA
- a CDS encoding sulfatase family protein: protein MKNSYSVLLGGLGLLTLQGCKTSQAEQLSQPNVIYVFPDQYRNQAMEFWGQEGFRERVNFRNDPVHTPRLNKFARESVVLTSAMSNCPLSSPHRGSLLTGMYPNKSGVPLNCNSDRPISSLRDDAVCVSDVFRSAGYDCAYFGKLHADFPTPNDPERPGHYVEDRIPAWDAYTPKGRRHGFNYWYSYGTFDEHKNPHYWDTEGKRHDPHEWSPLHESDMVVSYLKNEGNVRDPKKPFFVMVGMNPPHSPYRSLDDCMEQDFNLYKNQPLDSLLIRPNADSKMAKAESARYYFASVTGVDRAFGKILDALKDLGIDKNTIVVFASDHGETMCSQRTDDPKNSPYSESMNIPFIVRFPHKITPRVDDLMLSSPDIMPTLLGLAGLSHSIPAEVQGRNYAPLFFDEKADVDRPTGALYIQNVDGEKDMNGKVRSYFPSSRGFKTARYTLALYIDRKTHKLVKSLLFDDEKDPYQLNNLSLETNKEVVKTLCAEMGQVLKEIDDPWYKEKILSDMIPY from the coding sequence ATGAAGAATTCATACTCTGTTTTATTAGGTGGATTAGGTTTGCTGACCTTGCAGGGGTGCAAGACCTCTCAGGCAGAACAACTCTCGCAGCCCAATGTTATTTACGTCTTCCCTGACCAGTATCGCAATCAAGCAATGGAATTCTGGGGGCAGGAGGGATTTCGTGAAAGGGTGAACTTTCGTAATGACCCGGTACATACACCCCGTCTTAATAAATTTGCGAGAGAGTCCGTGGTATTGACTTCTGCCATGAGCAACTGTCCTCTGAGTAGCCCTCACCGTGGCTCATTGCTCACAGGAATGTATCCCAACAAGAGTGGCGTGCCTTTGAATTGTAATTCAGACCGCCCCATCAGTTCTTTGCGCGATGATGCCGTATGTGTCAGCGATGTATTCAGAAGTGCGGGGTATGATTGCGCTTACTTCGGAAAGTTGCATGCCGATTTTCCTACTCCTAACGATCCGGAACGCCCCGGACACTATGTGGAAGACCGTATTCCCGCATGGGATGCCTATACTCCGAAAGGCCGCCGGCATGGATTTAACTATTGGTATTCTTACGGAACTTTCGATGAACACAAGAATCCGCATTATTGGGATACCGAAGGAAAACGTCACGATCCTCATGAGTGGTCACCTTTGCATGAATCGGATATGGTTGTATCCTATCTGAAAAATGAAGGGAATGTACGCGATCCGAAAAAACCTTTCTTCGTCATGGTAGGCATGAATCCGCCCCATAGTCCTTACCGTTCTTTGGACGATTGTATGGAGCAGGACTTCAACCTTTATAAGAATCAGCCGTTAGACAGTTTGTTGATTCGCCCGAATGCTGATTCAAAGATGGCAAAGGCAGAAAGTGCACGTTATTATTTTGCTTCCGTAACCGGAGTTGACCGTGCTTTCGGTAAGATTCTTGATGCGCTGAAAGACCTTGGAATAGACAAAAATACTATTGTGGTGTTTGCTTCCGATCATGGTGAAACCATGTGCAGCCAGCGTACCGACGATCCTAAGAATTCTCCATACTCCGAGTCAATGAACATACCTTTCATTGTCCGATTCCCACATAAAATCACCCCTCGTGTAGATGATCTGATGTTGTCTTCACCGGATATTATGCCTACTTTGCTGGGGTTGGCAGGACTCTCTCATTCTATTCCTGCAGAAGTGCAGGGACGTAATTATGCACCGCTTTTCTTCGATGAAAAGGCGGATGTTGATCGTCCTACCGGAGCGCTTTACATACAAAATGTGGATGGGGAGAAAGATATGAATGGCAAAGTTCGTTCTTATTTCCCTTCTTCTCGAGGATTTAAGACAGCCCGCTATACATTGGCGCTTTATATAGACCGTAAAACTCACAAGCTTGTGAAAAGCCTTTTGTTTGACGATGAGAAAGATCCATATCAGTTGAACAACCTTTCTTTGGAAACAAACAAAGAGGTGGTGAAAACGTTGTGTGCAGAGATGGGTCAGGTTTTAAAAGAGATAGACGATCCTTGGTATAAGGAAAAGATTCTTTCGGATATGATTCCTTATTAA
- a CDS encoding glycoside hydrolase family 88 protein, producing the protein MKAVLITLGVSLLVLAGCTGQKQTESNFIQENIDNAVAQETLQTDIIEKSGKILNPRTIKDGNIVYVPIDDWCSGFFPGNIWYIYQLTGDKKWLALAEKYTEALDSVQYLTWHHDVGFMIGSSYLNGYRFAHKEEYKPVIIQAAKSLSTRFRPAAGVLQSWDADKGWQAERGWKCPVIIDNMMNLELLFEAVKLSGDSTYYNIAKKHADTTMANHFRSDNSCYHVVDYDAETGEVRKKQTAQGYADESAWARGQAWALYGYTMCYRYTHDANYLEQAEKVYNFIFNNKNLPEDFVPYWDFDAPGIPDEPRDASAAACTASALYELSTYLPGKGYKKIADKIMENLASPAYRAKVGTNGNFILMHSVGSIPHGAEIDVPLNYADYYFLEGLMRKKNLEQ; encoded by the coding sequence ATGAAAGCAGTCCTTATTACATTGGGAGTTTCCCTCCTTGTTTTGGCTGGTTGCACAGGGCAAAAGCAGACTGAAAGCAACTTTATTCAAGAAAACATTGATAATGCTGTGGCTCAGGAAACCCTTCAGACAGACATTATCGAGAAATCCGGTAAAATTCTTAATCCACGCACCATTAAAGATGGCAACATTGTTTACGTACCCATTGATGATTGGTGCTCAGGCTTTTTCCCCGGCAATATCTGGTATATATATCAACTGACGGGTGATAAGAAATGGTTGGCACTGGCAGAGAAATATACGGAAGCCCTGGATTCGGTACAGTATCTCACTTGGCATCATGATGTAGGTTTCATGATTGGTTCCAGCTATCTGAACGGTTACCGTTTTGCTCATAAAGAAGAGTATAAGCCGGTTATTATACAGGCTGCCAAATCTTTGTCAACTCGCTTTCGTCCCGCTGCAGGTGTGCTCCAATCATGGGATGCCGACAAAGGGTGGCAGGCTGAACGTGGTTGGAAATGTCCTGTTATCATTGATAATATGATGAATCTGGAATTGTTGTTTGAGGCTGTCAAGCTTTCGGGGGATTCTACATATTATAACATAGCAAAAAAACATGCTGATACGACAATGGCTAACCATTTCCGTTCTGATAATAGTTGTTACCATGTGGTGGATTATGATGCGGAAACCGGAGAGGTTCGCAAAAAACAGACTGCCCAGGGGTATGCAGACGAATCGGCATGGGCAAGGGGACAGGCTTGGGCGCTGTACGGTTACACCATGTGCTACCGCTATACGCATGACGCTAATTATTTGGAGCAGGCAGAGAAGGTTTACAACTTTATTTTCAATAACAAGAATCTTCCGGAAGATTTTGTTCCTTATTGGGACTTCGATGCTCCCGGTATTCCGGATGAACCCCGTGATGCTTCGGCTGCTGCCTGCACCGCATCTGCCCTTTATGAGTTGAGCACCTATTTGCCGGGTAAGGGCTATAAGAAAATCGCTGATAAGATTATGGAAAATTTAGCTTCCCCTGCCTATCGTGCAAAGGTCGGTACTAATGGAAACTTTATCCTGATGCACTCTGTAGGCAGTATTCCCCACGGGGCGGAGATTGATGTGCCTTTGAACTATGCGGACTATTATTTTTTGGAAGGTTTGATGCGTAAAAAGAATCTGGAACAATGA
- a CDS encoding GH3 auxin-responsive promoter family protein, which produces MSITKFLNKVYFTPRLKEIEQYADHAGKLQQGVLQHLVGTAADTEWGKKYNYASIRTYEDFKNRLPIQTYEEIKPYVTRLRAGEQNLLWPSEIRWFAKSSGTTNDKSKFLPVSKESLHDTHYKGGKDAVAIYLGQNPESRFFAGKGLILGGSHAPNLNTNHSLVGDLSAILIENINPLVNFVRVPSKQTALMEHFEPKMEAIANETITANVTNLSGVPSWMLVLIKHLLEKTGKQSLEEVWPNLEVFFHGGVAFTPYREQYKEVIRSSKMHYVETYNASEGYFGTQNDPADPAMLLMIDYGIFYEFVPLEDVGKDAPRICCLEEVELNKNYAMVISTSAGLWRYMIGDTVKFTSKNPYKFVITGRTKHFINAFGEELIVDNAEKGLSKACAATGAQVIDYSAAPVFMDEHAKCRHQWLIEFAQMPDSLGKFAKILDDTLKEINSDYEAKRQNNLALQPLEVIVARQNLFHDWLDSKGKLGGQHKIPRLSNTREYIEEMLELNR; this is translated from the coding sequence ATGAGTATTACAAAGTTTCTGAATAAGGTATATTTCACCCCCCGTCTGAAAGAAATCGAACAATATGCCGACCATGCCGGCAAATTGCAGCAAGGCGTGCTGCAACATCTCGTCGGCACGGCAGCCGATACAGAATGGGGAAAGAAATACAACTATGCCTCTATCCGTACTTATGAGGATTTCAAAAACCGCCTTCCCATACAAACCTACGAAGAAATAAAGCCCTACGTAACCCGCCTGCGCGCCGGAGAGCAGAATCTGCTCTGGCCTTCGGAAATCCGTTGGTTTGCCAAGTCTTCGGGAACAACTAATGACAAAAGCAAGTTCCTGCCGGTGAGCAAGGAATCATTGCATGACACGCATTATAAAGGAGGCAAGGATGCCGTCGCAATCTATCTGGGACAAAATCCCGAAAGCCGCTTCTTCGCAGGCAAAGGGCTTATTTTAGGAGGCAGCCATGCTCCGAATCTGAACACCAACCATAGTCTTGTTGGTGATCTCTCTGCTATTCTGATAGAAAATATCAACCCATTGGTGAATTTCGTCCGTGTGCCGAGCAAGCAAACGGCACTGATGGAACATTTCGAACCTAAAATGGAGGCCATTGCCAATGAAACCATCACAGCCAATGTCACCAACCTTTCAGGAGTACCGTCCTGGATGCTTGTACTCATCAAGCACCTGCTCGAGAAGACAGGCAAACAAAGCCTTGAAGAAGTCTGGCCTAATCTGGAGGTGTTCTTTCATGGCGGAGTAGCCTTCACACCTTATCGCGAACAGTATAAGGAGGTGATACGCAGCAGCAAAATGCACTATGTAGAAACCTACAATGCATCCGAAGGCTACTTCGGCACACAGAACGATCCGGCAGATCCGGCTATGCTGTTGATGATAGACTATGGTATCTTCTATGAATTTGTCCCGCTGGAAGATGTCGGCAAGGATGCTCCCCGCATCTGTTGCCTGGAGGAAGTGGAGTTGAACAAGAACTATGCAATGGTAATCTCCACCTCTGCCGGACTATGGCGGTATATGATTGGAGACACAGTGAAATTTACTTCGAAGAATCCATATAAGTTTGTCATCACCGGACGCACCAAGCATTTCATCAATGCCTTCGGCGAAGAACTGATTGTAGATAATGCGGAAAAAGGGCTTTCCAAGGCATGTGCCGCAACCGGTGCGCAGGTCATAGACTACTCCGCCGCTCCCGTATTTATGGACGAACATGCCAAATGCCGCCACCAATGGCTGATAGAGTTTGCACAAATGCCGGATTCTTTAGGAAAATTTGCCAAGATACTGGATGACACGCTGAAGGAAATCAACTCCGACTATGAGGCTAAACGCCAGAACAACCTTGCCTTGCAACCGCTTGAGGTCATAGTAGCCCGCCAAAACTTGTTCCACGACTGGCTGGACAGCAAAGGAAAACTCGGCGGACAGCATAAAATACCACGCCTCAGCAATACAAGGGAATACATAGAGGAAATGCTGGAACTGAACCGTTGA
- a CDS encoding ATP-dependent 6-phosphofructokinase, with translation MRIGILTSGGDCPGINATIRGVCKTAINHYGMEVIGIHSGFQGLLTKDVESFTEKSLSGLLNLGGTMLGTSREKPFKKNGVMPDVDKPALIEQNVKDLGLDCIVCIGGNGTQKTAAKLANMGLNIVSVPKTIDNDIWGTDFSFGFDSAVSIATDAIDRLHSTASSHKRVMVIEVMGHKAGWIALYSGMAGGGDVILIPEIPYDIHNIGETILNRLKKGKPYSIVVVAEGIQTDGNKRAAEYIAQEIEYETGIETRETVLGYIQRGGSPTPFDRNLSTRMGGHATELIATGQFGRMITLKGNEIASVPLEEVAGKLKLVTEDHDLVVQGRRMGICFG, from the coding sequence ATGAGAATCGGTATTTTGACCTCAGGAGGCGACTGTCCCGGCATCAATGCTACGATACGTGGCGTATGCAAAACAGCCATCAATCATTATGGAATGGAAGTAATAGGCATTCACAGTGGTTTTCAGGGACTGTTGACTAAAGATGTGGAGTCATTTACCGAAAAATCCTTATCTGGTTTGCTGAATTTAGGCGGCACGATGCTGGGAACTTCCCGTGAGAAGCCATTCAAGAAGAATGGAGTGATGCCTGATGTGGATAAACCCGCGCTGATAGAACAAAACGTGAAAGATCTGGGTTTAGACTGCATCGTCTGTATCGGAGGAAACGGTACTCAGAAGACGGCGGCAAAACTTGCGAATATGGGCTTGAATATTGTTTCCGTGCCAAAAACCATTGATAATGACATTTGGGGAACCGACTTCTCTTTCGGTTTCGATTCTGCCGTCAGCATTGCCACCGATGCTATTGACAGGCTGCACTCTACCGCCAGCTCGCACAAACGCGTGATGGTGATTGAGGTAATGGGACATAAGGCGGGCTGGATAGCTCTTTACTCCGGCATGGCGGGAGGAGGTGACGTGATCCTGATACCTGAGATACCTTATGACATTCACAATATTGGCGAGACAATACTGAACCGCCTCAAAAAAGGCAAACCCTATTCCATTGTAGTTGTTGCCGAAGGCATTCAGACAGACGGAAACAAGCGTGCCGCCGAATACATAGCTCAGGAGATAGAGTACGAAACAGGGATAGAAACCCGCGAAACCGTGCTGGGATATATCCAGCGTGGCGGTTCGCCTACACCTTTCGACCGTAACCTCTCTACCCGCATGGGAGGCCATGCTACGGAACTGATTGCTACCGGACAATTCGGGCGCATGATTACTTTGAAAGGGAACGAAATAGCTTCTGTTCCCTTAGAGGAGGTGGCCGGTAAGTTGAAGTTGGTGACGGAAGACCATGACTTAGTTGTCCAGGGACGCAGGATGGGAATCTGTTTCGGATAA
- the mnmA gene encoding tRNA 2-thiouridine(34) synthase MnmA, with translation MKSKEHVLLGMSGGTDSSVAAMRLQEAGYEVTGVTFRFYEADGGTEYLEDARALAARLGIGHITYDAREAFRERVIRYFIDEYLAGRTPVPCTVCNNELKWALLAKIADEKGIYWVSTGHYVRKVLQEGKYYIAPAADRDKDQSFFLWGLKQDILRRMLLPMGDIIKSEARAYAAARGFRQVATKKDSIGVCFCPLDYRSFLKCEAGVRKLPDKGKFVDEKGNFLGWHEGYPFYTIGQRRGLGLQLNKAVFVKEISVEKNEVILAPLASLYKREMWLEEWNLAEYSRVLDAEEVIVKIRYRKQANRCKVSLTADGLLHVCLAEPLEAVAAGQAAAFYTADGLLLGGGIIGMAE, from the coding sequence ATGAAGTCAAAAGAACATGTACTATTGGGAATGAGTGGCGGCACGGACAGCTCTGTTGCCGCAATGAGGTTGCAGGAAGCCGGCTATGAAGTAACGGGAGTGACCTTCCGCTTCTACGAGGCGGACGGAGGGACGGAATATCTGGAAGATGCCCGTGCATTGGCTGCGAGGTTGGGCATCGGGCACATCACGTATGATGCGCGTGAAGCTTTCCGCGAACGTGTCATCCGCTATTTTATAGATGAGTATCTGGCCGGGCGCACTCCGGTTCCCTGCACCGTCTGCAACAACGAACTGAAATGGGCGCTTTTGGCAAAGATTGCCGATGAAAAGGGTATTTATTGGGTATCTACCGGACATTATGTCCGTAAGGTCTTGCAAGAAGGGAAGTATTACATAGCTCCTGCCGCAGACAGAGATAAGGATCAGTCATTTTTTCTGTGGGGCTTGAAGCAGGACATTTTGCGGCGTATGTTGCTTCCGATGGGGGATATTATTAAAAGTGAAGCTCGTGCTTATGCCGCGGCTCGTGGTTTCCGGCAGGTGGCGACGAAGAAAGACAGCATCGGCGTATGCTTCTGTCCGTTGGATTACCGTTCTTTCCTGAAGTGTGAAGCAGGTGTCCGAAAACTGCCCGATAAAGGAAAATTTGTCGATGAAAAGGGGAATTTTCTGGGGTGGCACGAAGGCTATCCTTTCTACACCATCGGGCAGCGCAGAGGACTGGGACTTCAGTTGAATAAAGCAGTTTTTGTCAAAGAAATCTCGGTAGAGAAGAATGAGGTGATACTTGCCCCGCTTGCTTCTTTGTACAAGCGGGAAATGTGGCTGGAAGAATGGAATCTGGCAGAATACAGTCGCGTGCTGGATGCCGAAGAAGTTATTGTGAAGATACGCTACCGCAAGCAGGCCAATCGATGTAAAGTTTCACTCACTGCCGACGGTTTGCTGCATGTATGCTTGGCAGAACCTTTGGAGGCTGTTGCGGCAGGACAGGCGGCGGCTTTCTATACAGCCGACGGACTGTTGTTGGGTGGAGGAATCATCGGCATGGCAGAATGA
- the cysS gene encoding cysteine--tRNA ligase: MEQQLTIYNTLDRKKELFVPLHAPHVGMYVCGPTVYGDPHLGHARPAITFDLLFRYLTHIGYKVRYVRNITDVGHLEHDADDGEDKIAKKARLEQLEPMEVAQYYINRYHKAMEALNVLSPSIEPHASGHIIEQIELVKEIMKNGYAYESEGSVYFDVAKYNKDHQYGKLSGRNLDDVLNTTRELDGQSEKHNPADFALWKCAQPEHIMRWPSPWSDGFPGWHAECTAMGRKYLGEHFDIHGGGMDLVFPHHECEIAQSVASQGDDMVHYWMHNNMLTINGQKMGKSYGNFITLEELFNGTHPLLEQAYSPMTIRFFTLQAHYRSTVDFSNEALQAAEKGLSRLMDAVHGLEKIVPATTSTIDVKTLRAKCYEAMNDDLNSPIVIAHLFDGAKMVNNILAGNDSITADDLKELEDMFHTFCFDILGLKEDNTSNEEREAAFGKVVDMLLEERMKAKANKDWATSDKIRNELTALGFEIKDGKEGCEWKLNK, from the coding sequence ATGGAACAACAACTGACCATTTACAACACTTTAGATAGAAAAAAGGAATTATTCGTACCCCTTCATGCCCCGCATGTAGGCATGTATGTCTGCGGCCCTACCGTTTACGGTGATCCTCACTTGGGACATGCACGCCCCGCCATCACCTTCGACCTGTTATTCCGCTACCTCACGCATATAGGCTATAAGGTACGCTATGTGCGCAACATCACCGATGTAGGCCATCTGGAACACGATGCCGATGACGGTGAAGACAAGATAGCCAAGAAAGCACGTCTGGAACAACTGGAACCCATGGAAGTGGCACAATACTACATCAACCGCTACCACAAGGCAATGGAAGCACTGAACGTGCTCTCCCCAAGTATAGAACCGCACGCCAGCGGACACATCATCGAGCAGATAGAACTGGTGAAGGAAATCATGAAGAACGGATATGCTTACGAAAGTGAAGGCTCCGTTTACTTCGACGTGGCCAAATACAACAAGGACCACCAGTATGGCAAACTCTCCGGGCGCAACCTGGACGACGTGCTGAACACTACCCGCGAACTGGACGGACAAAGCGAGAAGCACAACCCCGCCGACTTCGCCCTGTGGAAGTGTGCGCAACCGGAGCACATCATGCGCTGGCCTTCTCCGTGGAGTGACGGATTTCCCGGCTGGCACGCCGAATGTACGGCTATGGGAAGAAAGTATTTGGGAGAGCACTTCGACATTCACGGAGGCGGCATGGACCTCGTCTTCCCGCACCACGAATGCGAGATAGCGCAGTCCGTAGCTTCGCAGGGCGATGACATGGTGCACTATTGGATGCACAACAACATGCTCACCATCAACGGACAGAAAATGGGTAAGAGCTACGGCAACTTCATCACGCTGGAAGAACTTTTCAACGGTACGCATCCCCTGCTGGAACAGGCTTACAGTCCGATGACCATACGCTTCTTCACCTTGCAGGCACACTACCGCAGCACGGTGGACTTCAGCAACGAGGCGCTGCAAGCCGCCGAAAAGGGATTGTCGAGACTGATGGATGCCGTGCACGGACTGGAAAAGATTGTACCTGCAACGACTTCTACCATAGACGTAAAGACCCTGCGCGCCAAGTGCTACGAAGCCATGAACGATGATCTGAACTCACCGATAGTCATCGCCCACCTCTTTGACGGCGCCAAGATGGTGAACAACATTCTTGCCGGAAATGACAGCATCACAGCCGATGACCTGAAAGAACTGGAAGACATGTTCCATACCTTCTGCTTCGATATCTTAGGACTGAAGGAAGACAACACCTCCAATGAGGAACGCGAAGCTGCCTTCGGCAAGGTGGTGGACATGCTATTGGAAGAGCGCATGAAGGCAAAAGCCAATAAAGACTGGGCAACCAGCGACAAGATACGTAATGAACTTACCGCACTCGGATTCGAAATAAAGGATGGTAAGGAAGGATGCGAGTGGAAACTGAATAAGTAG